ACGCTCTCCACGATCCCGTCCTTCACCTTCAGGGATACCTTCTGTTCTCCGGCGCCAATCGTCTCAATGACAATCTGCTCCGATTCCACCAGACCATGCTCATATACATATTTGGATACACAGCGGATTGCATTACCGCATTGCTCAGCCTCAGAGCCGTCAGAATTCATGATACGCATCATGTAGTCACCGCGCTGCGAAGGGAGAATGTACACCAGTCCGTCTGCGCCGATGCCGAAGAACCGGTTGCACAGCGTAACTGCCAGCTCCGGGGCATTGCCCGGCAGCTCTTCCTCGCCGAATACGATAATAAAATCATTGCCCAATCCGTGCATTTTAGTAAATTCCATTGTCAGGTCCACTCCTATAAGTAATCTCAGCTATTTTCACATTCCTGATTCATCATAAACCAAGCTTCTCAGTGAAACCAGCATACCTTATAGGAGTGGAGTGAAGCTATTGATTTTATGCTGAAAACTTTGTACTTTTTATCATCTGGCGTCCGCCGCTGCGGCTGCGGTTCTTCTTGCCGCCCCAGACGCTGCCCGCTCCCATCAGGAAGGTCGGGATTCCGGACATCACCAGCACCAGGCACCATTCACGGAAGCTGAGCGGAACGGTCTTGAACACCGGCTGAAGCACAGGGAGATACATAACAGCAAGCATTAACAGGACAGAGGACAGGACCGCCAGGACCAGATATCTGTTCTGGAACGGATTCCGGTAGAAGACCGAACGCGAGCTGCGGCAGTCGAACACATGAATGAGCTGAGCCATCACAAGGGTGGCAAAAGCAACCGACTGCGCGCGGATCAACTGCTGCGCGCTGCCTGGATCAATCCGCAGCGTGAGCCAGAAGGCGGCCAGCGTACAGAGGCCGATCAGCAGCCCGCGGCTGACAATCTTCCAGCCCAGCCGCCGGGCAAAGATGTTTTCTTTCGCACCGCGCGGCTTGTGCTCCATCAGATCCTTCTCCGGCTGGTCCACGCCCAGCGCCATTGCAGGCAAGCCGTCTGTAACCAGATTGACCCACAGAATCTGGATCGGAACCAGCGGCAGCGGCAGCCCGAGCATCATGGCGAAGAACATGGTCAGAATCTCGCCGACATTCGAGGCCAGCAGGTACCGGATGAACTTGCGGATATTCTCGTAGATATTCCGTCCCTCTTCAATGGCGGCCACGATGGTCGAGAAGTTGTCGTCCCCGAGGACCAGGGCCGAGGCCTCCTTCGTCACATCCGTACCGGTGATTCCCATCGAGATCCCGATATCGGCGGCCTTAATTGCAGGCGCATCGTTCACTCCATCGCCAGTCATCGCTACGACATGGCCGTGGCGCTGCAGCGATTTGACGATCCGCAGCTTATGCTCCGGCGATACCCGGGCGTAGACGAATACGCTGTCGGAGACCTTATCCAGTGCATCATCGTCCATCCGGCTAAGCTGGCTGCCGGTCAGAACCGTACCGCCGCGCTGCAGAATGCCAAGCTGATGGGCAATAGCCTCTGCCGTTGTCCCATGGTCGCCGGTAATCATGACTGTCTTGATGCCTGCCCGGCGCGTCACACTGATCGCATCGCGCACTTCCTTGCGCGGCGGATCGATCATCCCGGCCAGACCCACGAAGACAAGCTGGCTCTCCGCTTCCTTTTCGCTGCCGGCCGTTTCTCCGCTCCGCAGATCGCGGTAAGCCATCCCGAGCACACGCAGCGCACCGGAAGCCATCTGTTCATTGGCATCCAGTACCTTCTGGCGCAAGGTCGGCGTGCAGGGCACGACTCCACCCTCCCATAGCATATACGTGCAGCAATTCAGAAGCACGTCAGGTGCGCCTTTGGTGCAGATCATCCGGCCGCCGGGGTGATTTACAACTACGGACATCAGCTTACGTTCGGAATCGAACGGAAACTCCGTCTCCCGCGTATAGGTTACGGCAAGCGCCTGGGCAGTTAGTCCCATTTTGGCAGACAAAGCGACCAGTGCACCTTCCGTAGGATCGCCCTTCAGTTCCCAGACCGGCTGGGCATTAGCCGCTTTATCCGCTTCTGCACCTTTGCCTTTCTTTTTGCTGCGCGCCTCGGGGATGCTCTCATAGATCTCTGCGTTGCTGCATAATGCACCTACCTGAAGCATGCGCCGGAGACTCTGGTCATTTTTTAGATCAATAGGCCGGCCGTTACGCAGTACACTCCCTACCGGAGCATAACCCTCCCCTGATACCTCAAGAGTCCGTCCGGCGTTCCAGAGCTGGGTGACCGTCATTTTGTTCTGTGTCAGGGTTCCTGTCTTATCCGAGCAGATGACTGAGGCGCAGCCCAGCGTCTCTACCGAAGGCAGCTTGCGGACAATCGCCTTGCGCTTGATCATCCGCTGGACACCCAGGGCGAGCGCAATCGTCACAATGGCCGGAAGCCCTTCAGGAATAGCTGCCACCGCCAGACTCACCCCGGCCAGGAACATCGCCGTTGCCGGCTGGCCATGCAGAATTCCTGCCAGGACTACGACAATAGTCAGCCCCAGTGAGACATAGATCAGGATCTTGCCGAGCTGCTCCAGACGGTGCTGCAGCGGAGTCTCCTGGGATTCCGTATTCTGGATCAGATCGGCGATCTTGCCCATCTCCGTAGCCATACCGGTGCGGATGACCACGGCCCGCCCGGTTCCCCGGGTGACCATCGTACCCATGAAGCCGATATTCTTCTGATCGCCCAGCGGGATGTCTTCGGCATAGATCGCCGAGGCATGCTTGGAGACCGGCAGCGACTCCCCCGTCAACGCCGACTCTTCGGCATAGATGCTGCTGCACTGCAGCCAGCGGACATCTGCCGGTATCCGGTCCCCGCTCTCCAGCAGGACGATATCTCCGGGGACCAGCATTCTGGCGGGCAGCACCTCCTGCTTCCCGCCGCGCATTACTTTGGCCGTAGGCGCAGAGAGCTGCTTCAGTGCTCTTAACGAACGCTCGGCGCGGAACTCCTGCACGAATCCGAGTACCCCGTTAAGCAGAATAATCGCGATAATCGTAATGGCGTCTAAATATTCGCCGAGCAGGCCGGATACCAGTGTCGCCCCCATCAGCACCAGTACCATGAAATCCTTGAACTGATTTAGCAGCAGTGTAAAAGGTGACACCCTTTTGCCCTCAGACAGCTCATTGTACCCGCTCTCTTTCCGTCTTGCGGCGGCATCCTCGGCGCTTAACCCCGTTCCCGGCTGAACGCCGAACATCTCCTGCAGCTCCTCTGCACCGAGCCGGTGCCAGCTTTTTTGTTCCATAACTAATCTTTCCCCTCCCGGTCGTTTCTTGACTTCCGGCGGCGCACAGCTTTTCCACCTGTTCATGTCCAAGTGTATTCATGGTCGTCCCAAAATATCACTGCATCTAGGCTTATCCTTTTGCGCGAACCGGTAAAAGTATGGCATCATAGAGGGAGTAATTCATTATCAGGCGACAGGAGAACCTTATCATGGCATTAGACGGCATTGTTACCCAAGCGATCGTGCATGAGCTTCAGCCCTTCATCGGTGCACGCATCGGCAAAATATATCAACCCAGCACACATGACCTCATCTTCACCCTGCGCGGTGCGGGCGGCGGCGGCAAGCTGTTGCTGTCGGCAAACCCGACCTACCCCCGGCTGCACCTGACCGAGAGAAGCAGCATCAATCCGGCGGAAGCGCCGATGTTCTGCATGCTGATGCGCAAGCATTGTGAAGGCGGCACCATCGAGAGCATCACCCAGGTGGGGCTTGAACGGATTATTCATATCACCGTCAGAACCCGGGATGAGCTGGGGGATGTCTCCGCCAAAAAAATCATCATCGAGCTGATGGGACGCCACAGCAATATCATTCTGACTGAGCTGGCCACGGGGACGATTATCGACGGCATTCATCATGTTACCCCGTCGATCAGCAGCTACCGGGTCGTTATGCCGGGTGCGGCCTATACCCAGCCGCCGCAGCAGCATAAGCTGAATCCCCTGCAGATCAGCCAGCCCGACTTCCTGACCCTCCTGGCATCGGCAGAGGAAGCGGCCCGTTACGCCGCCGAGCATCCGCAGGAGCCGGAGGAGGAGTTGATCGAGGGCGAGATCGCAGCATTGCTGGCCTCGCTTGAGGCCCCGCAGGCTGACGGCTCGGGCGGCCCGGCCCCTTCAGCCGATCCGGCCGGCTGGCTGGTTCACGCCTTCAGCGGCCTGAGTCCGCTGATCGCCGGGGAAATTCTATACCGGTACAAAGAGTTGAGCGGTGAAGCTGAAGGTTACAGCAGCGGAATGGATAAGCCTGAACAGCTCTGGGAAGCCTTCCAATCGGTCATGGAACCTGTAAGCAAGCAGGAATTCGCTCCGGTCACTGGCTGGAACGCCAAGGGCAAGCCGGTCTTCTCAGCCATTCCGCTGAAGCTGATGAGCGGGAATGTGAAGCATTACAGCTCCATAAGCCTGTGCCTGGAGGATTATTACGGGGACAAAGCGGAGAAGGATACCGTTAAGCAACGGGTCAGCGACCTGATCCGCTTCCTCAGCAACGAGCGCAGCAAGAACATCAAGAAGCTGGCTAACCTGCAAAAGGATCTGAACGAAGCCGAGGATGCAGACCAGTTCCGCATCTGGGGCGAGCTGCTGTTCGCTTCCCTGCACACCGTGAACAAAGGCGACAAGCAAGCAAAACTAGTAAACTACTATGATGAGAATCAGGCGGAGATCACCGTTCCGCTTGACCCGCTGCTCAGCCCTACGGACAATGCACAGCGGTATTTCAAGAAATATAACAAATACAAGAACAGCCTGCGGGTGATCGGCGAGCAGGTTAAGAAGACGCACGAAGAGATCGCCTATATGGAGCTGTTGCTCCAGCAATTGGCTCATGCCTCACTGAATGACATTGAGGAGATCCGTGAGGAGCTGGTCAGCCAGGGCTATCTGCGCGACCGCAGCAAGAAAGGCAAGAAGAAAAAGAAGGCAGCCAGACCCACGCTGCAGGTTTTCACCTCCTCTGAAGGGGTGGACGTCTATGTCGGCAAAAACAATCTGCAAAACGAATATGTCACCAACCGGCTCGCCGCGCCGAACGATACCTGGCTGCATACCAAGGATATTCCCGGCTCACATGTGGTGATCCGCAGCGAGGAGTTCGGCGATGCCACCCTGGAGGAAGCCGCCCAGCTCGCCGCCTACTTCAGCCAGGCCAAGCAATCCAGCAGCGTGCCGGTGGACTGCACCCTCATCCGTTACGTGCGCAAGCCAAGCGGTGCCAAGCCGGGCTTCGTCATCTACGATCATCAGCGCACACTCTTCGTCACACCGGATGAAGAGCGGATCAAACAGCTGCCGAATGTGCTGCGAAGTTAGGACACCAGTAGTCTGCAAAACATCGGGCTCGCACGAAGGCGCATGGGTCAGATGTATGCGGAAAACAGCATGCAATCGGCTCGCGTGAAGGCGCGTGTTCCAATTGTGTGCGAAAACAGCATACAATCGACTCGTATGAAGGCGCGTGGGCCAGATGTATGTGGAAAACAGCATACATTCGGCTCGCGTGAAGGCGCGTGGGCCCAATGTATGCGGAAAACAGCATACATTCGGCTCGTGTGAAGGCGCATGGGCCCAATGTATGCGGAAAACAGCATACATTCGGCTCGTGTGAAGGCGCGTGGGCCCAATGTATGCGGAAAACAGCATACATTCGGCTCGTGTGAAGGCGCATGGGTCAGATGTATGTGGAAATCAGCATACATTCGGCTCGCTCAGGGCGCATGGGCCAGATGTATGTGGAAAACAGTATACATTCGGCTCGCTCAGGGCTCATGGGCCCAATGTATGCGGAAAACAGCATACATTCGGCTCGCGTGAAGGCGCGTGGGCCAGATGTATGTGGAAAAACAGCATACATTCGGCTCGTGTGAAGGCGCGTGGGCCAGATGTATGTGGAAAACAGCATACATTCGGCTCGTGTGAAGGCACGTGGGCCAATTGTGTGCGGAAAAAAGCATACAATCGGCTCGCATTGAAGGCGCGTGGGCCCAATGTATGCGGAAAACCGAACACAATAACAGGTGGTTTACTCTTACTGATCATGCGCTTTACTAACAGTAAAGACTCCTCCACCAAAAAAACCTCCCTCCTGTAGCGCCTACGCTAAGGGAGGGAGGTTTTTGGGTTGGTTTGGTTTTGGTTTTGGTTTTGATGTCCTGTGGCGTGGTGCCTTGTGTCTGATTTTTTGTATCCTATGCCCTATGCTCTCTGTCCTGCCGTCAGCCTCTGGCAGCCTTAAGCTGCTCCAGCACAGCGGCAGGCACACTCACACTGCCGATATCCCCGTGGAAAACAACGCCCTGCCGCGCACCATGGAAATCGGAGCCGCCGGTTACCCGCAGGCCGAATTCCGCAGCAAGAGCAAGGTAGCGCTCATGCTCTGCCGGGCCATGGTCGGAATGATATACCTCGATGCCGTCCAGATCACATTGCTCCACAATGCTCCGGACCAGAGCGTCATCCCCGTAGATTCCCGGATGGGCCAGCACCGCTGCACCGCCTGCTTCACGAATCCACTCGCAGGCTGTCACTGGTGTAATACGCGGAGGCGAGACATAAGCCGCCGCCCCTTCGCCCAGATACTTGTCGAAGGCATCCCGCATATCCACAGCTGCACCCAGCCGTACCAGCTCATCCGCAATGTGCGGCCGGCCGATGCTCTCATCAGGCTTCAGCTCCCGGCCCAGCCCTGACACTACCTGCTCCAGGGTGATCGCTATACCCAGTCCGCGCAGCTTCTCCAGAATCGCTTCATTCCGCCCCAGCCGGATTCCCCGCTGCTCCTCCAGGCGGGACAGCAGCAGCTCCTGCTCTATGTCAATATAGTAACCGAGGACGTGGATCTCCTTCCCGCCCTGCCGTGTGCTAATCTCAACACCGGGAACTACAGCAATCCCATACCGCTTACCTGCTTCCACCGCTTCCGCTACACCGCTGACCGTATCATGGTCAGTAATGGCTAACGCTGCTAAGCCGGCCTCATACCCAAGCCGCACATTCTCAGCCGGCGGCTGCATGCCGTCCGAGGCCTGGGTATGGGTGTGCAGGTCGCATCTTCCGGCAGTATCAGCAAGAACCGTTGTAACTAACTCCGCCTCTGATGGACCGCTATGACGCTTATGGTCTGTCATAGAATTCCTCCGTTCTTTTAATTTGTTCTTTTAATTAAGGTTACTGTCCGCCGGCATGCTCGCGCAGGAAGCTCAGGAAGGTTACCGCCGAGATCGGCAGCAGGGTCGATTTCAGATGAATGGCGTAGAATTGCCGTTTGAAGGAGGCATCCGTCAGATTAACAATTTTGAGCAGGCCGAGTGCCACTTCATGCTTGACCGAGGAGGTCGAGATGATGGTAATCCCCAATCCCGCCTCTACCGCCGACTTCACCGCTCCCGTACTGCCCAGCTCCATCACAATCTGCATCGCCGCAGGATCAAGTCCGTTCGCCTCAAGCTGCTCCTCCATCACCCGCCGTGTACCGGAACCGCGTTCACGCAGCACGAACGGGTAGGCGAGCGCCTGCGCCAGCGTCACTTCCGCCTGGCCGGCCAGCGGATGCTCCCCGGGAACGATGAGCTTCAGCTCATCGCCCATTACCGGCTCAATCACCATATCCGGGTGGGAGACCGGCGCTTCAATCAGCCCGAAATTGAGCTGATGCTTGTGAATCTCATCCATAATCTGTGAAGTGTTCATCACCTTCATCATAATCGAGATATTCGGATATTCCTTGCCGAAAGGCCCCAGCAGGCGGGGGAGCACATATTCGCCGATGGTCAGGCTGGCTCCGAGCATCAGACGGCCCTCCAGCATGTGGGTGAAGGCTGACATCGCCTGATCCGTCTCGCGCATCAGCTGCATGCTGCGCACCGCGAACGGCATCAGCGTCAGGCCGGCCTCAGTGAGTATGATTTTTTTGGTGGAGCGGTCGAACAGCTTGGTTCCGAAATAATCCTCCAGCGCCTGAATCTGCATGGTCACCGCAGGCTGGGTCATATGCAGAGTCTGTGCCGCCGCCGAGAAGCTGCCCCGTTCGGACACGGTATAGAAAATATGAAGCTGATGAAAATTCATACGTTACTGACTCCTTCGCTAATTACAGTTGTAGAGTGTAGAGCAAAAAAGGCACACAGCCCTAAGCCGCATGCCTCCCTCGTTTCAAGTATCCTACTTGCGCCTGCGGCGTTTCTTGGACAGCTTCATGCGCCGGGAATGACGCAGCCAGGAATAGTATCTCTTGAGATCCCGAAGCTGCGGAGTCACCGATATTTTGCCCAGAAAAGACACGATCACCATGACATACAGCGGCTCTCCGGAGAGGGCGGTGACGCCCTCAAGCTGCCTGAAATTAACCACGATCACCGTATCATTATCGATCAGATAGGCATTATAATCACTGTTCGAGTAAGGTCTCAGCCGATTCTGCTTCAAAGCCTGCCAGATCCAGGCGGTCACCTCCACATTCCCGCTGTCCTCAGCAGCTACCCGGTCCGCATAACGGCTCCCCGCATGCCGGGTCAGCACGATGTCGGCAATCCCGTAGTTATTCAGCATGATATGGAAGGGTTCGTGCTCGCCCCACCAATCCAGCCCCTTGCCCTGCATAGTCATCACACTCCACGTAAAAAGGGTCTTGGCATGCTCTTATTGTTGTCAATCTTACCGCACTTAGGGCCGTTGTTCAAGCATCCTGCCCTCCCCGGGAGTGTTGCAGTGCGAAACGTCAGCTGCCCGTCCTATGTATACTGATATCGGTGTCATCGACGTAGCTGCTGCCTCTGATCATTTTGCAGCTTTTTTTGAAGCGGGCCGCCTCTACCGACAGCTCTTCAATGGAAGCAAACCGGCGGCTGCGGTTCGTAACGACGGCAATCGAGATCGAGACCAGCGGAATCTCCTCCAGTTGTCCCGAACGGCTCTCGGTCAGCACGTATTTCTGGGCCAGATGCCCGGCATGATAGAAATCCTTAACTGCCGTATCGAACGCCGCGATAATGCTTCTGCAGCATTCCTCATAGTGATAATTGCTGATAAAAATAATAAAATCATCCCCGCCGATATGCCCCAGGAATCCGTTCATCCGCAGCGCCTCGTGCTTCAGCAGCTCCGCAGTAGCTTGAATCATCCGGTCGCCTTCCTTGAAACCGTAGGTGTCGTTGTACGCCTTAAAATGGTCAAGATCGATGTAGAGTACACTGAATTCATCCTGCAGCAGCGTCTTCACCATCCACTCGGTAATGCTGATATTCCCCGGCAGACCCGTTAACGGATTCAGGAAGCTGGCGGCCACTGCCTGAATCTCCGCGAAGTTAAGCAGCAGCTCCCGTACGCTGACCGCACCGAACAGAGCCTTCTCGTGAGTTACGATCACATAATCGTACAGATTCTCTTCCCGCCTGGACATCGCCTGCCGGCTTACCTCGATAATGGGCGTGTTATAGTCCACCACCAACGGATTTGTGTCCATCACCAGCTCTACAGGTCTGCCCATATAGAGCGTATAGCCGTATAGCGTACCTATTTTCTGATAAAAGCTGATCCTCATAATCAATCCGGCAGTCCGCCCGTTTTGTGTGACGGCTACGCCTTGGAGCTGGGGATTGCTTTTAAAAATCTGGTCGACAAACCCGCATTTGTGATGAATCGAAATGTCCGGGATTTGTTCAGCGATTTCACCGATCTGAAGAAACATGCTTACACCCTCCCTTGACTGGATACGGAAGCACCGGAGACGGAAGCGCTCCACGCTCAGGCCGGTGAGCCGGCCTCCCGAGCGCAAAGCCCTGACCATATTCCACTCCCGCCATCTGTAAAAAATGCAGCTCCGGCGCAGTCTCAATCCCCTCGGCTATCACCCGGGTGGAAGAACGGTCGGCATATTCCCTGACCAGTCCCAGGAGCTCCTGCTGCTCCCGGCTGGTATGAATACCCCGGATGAGGGATTTGTCCAGCTTGATGAATTCCGGCTTCAGATAGACCAGCGTCTTGAGACTGTTGTAGCCGGAGCCGGCATCATCCACAGCAATGCGGAAGCCCTGCTCGCGGTAATGGGACAGAACCTTTTCAAACCGGACATAGTCCTGCACCGCCTGGCGCTCTGTCAGCTCGAAGACGATCCGCTCCGGCGAAAGCCCCAGCTCCTTCAGATAGCCCAGCGTCTCTCCGCTCTTGTGGCGGGGGTCATACAGCACACCGGGCTGCACATTCAAGAACAGAAGTTCCCTGTTCCCGGCCTCTGCCTCCGGCAGCCGCTCCATATACCGGGACAGCGACATTCTCCGGCAGTACTGCTCGAAGCGGAACATCTGATCACTCCGTCCGGCAAAATCATAAAAGTGCTCCGTGCTCGGAAACTGCGGCGAAGC
The window above is part of the Paenibacillus sp. FSL H8-0048 genome. Proteins encoded here:
- a CDS encoding calcium-translocating P-type ATPase, SERCA-type, producing the protein MEQKSWHRLGAEELQEMFGVQPGTGLSAEDAAARRKESGYNELSEGKRVSPFTLLLNQFKDFMVLVLMGATLVSGLLGEYLDAITIIAIILLNGVLGFVQEFRAERSLRALKQLSAPTAKVMRGGKQEVLPARMLVPGDIVLLESGDRIPADVRWLQCSSIYAEESALTGESLPVSKHASAIYAEDIPLGDQKNIGFMGTMVTRGTGRAVVIRTGMATEMGKIADLIQNTESQETPLQHRLEQLGKILIYVSLGLTIVVVLAGILHGQPATAMFLAGVSLAVAAIPEGLPAIVTIALALGVQRMIKRKAIVRKLPSVETLGCASVICSDKTGTLTQNKMTVTQLWNAGRTLEVSGEGYAPVGSVLRNGRPIDLKNDQSLRRMLQVGALCSNAEIYESIPEARSKKKGKGAEADKAANAQPVWELKGDPTEGALVALSAKMGLTAQALAVTYTRETEFPFDSERKLMSVVVNHPGGRMICTKGAPDVLLNCCTYMLWEGGVVPCTPTLRQKVLDANEQMASGALRVLGMAYRDLRSGETAGSEKEAESQLVFVGLAGMIDPPRKEVRDAISVTRRAGIKTVMITGDHGTTAEAIAHQLGILQRGGTVLTGSQLSRMDDDALDKVSDSVFVYARVSPEHKLRIVKSLQRHGHVVAMTGDGVNDAPAIKAADIGISMGITGTDVTKEASALVLGDDNFSTIVAAIEEGRNIYENIRKFIRYLLASNVGEILTMFFAMMLGLPLPLVPIQILWVNLVTDGLPAMALGVDQPEKDLMEHKPRGAKENIFARRLGWKIVSRGLLIGLCTLAAFWLTLRIDPGSAQQLIRAQSVAFATLVMAQLIHVFDCRSSRSVFYRNPFQNRYLVLAVLSSVLLMLAVMYLPVLQPVFKTVPLSFREWCLVLVMSGIPTFLMGAGSVWGGKKNRSRSGGRQMIKSTKFSA
- a CDS encoding Rqc2 family fibronectin-binding protein, which codes for MALDGIVTQAIVHELQPFIGARIGKIYQPSTHDLIFTLRGAGGGGKLLLSANPTYPRLHLTERSSINPAEAPMFCMLMRKHCEGGTIESITQVGLERIIHITVRTRDELGDVSAKKIIIELMGRHSNIILTELATGTIIDGIHHVTPSISSYRVVMPGAAYTQPPQQHKLNPLQISQPDFLTLLASAEEAARYAAEHPQEPEEELIEGEIAALLASLEAPQADGSGGPAPSADPAGWLVHAFSGLSPLIAGEILYRYKELSGEAEGYSSGMDKPEQLWEAFQSVMEPVSKQEFAPVTGWNAKGKPVFSAIPLKLMSGNVKHYSSISLCLEDYYGDKAEKDTVKQRVSDLIRFLSNERSKNIKKLANLQKDLNEAEDADQFRIWGELLFASLHTVNKGDKQAKLVNYYDENQAEITVPLDPLLSPTDNAQRYFKKYNKYKNSLRVIGEQVKKTHEEIAYMELLLQQLAHASLNDIEEIREELVSQGYLRDRSKKGKKKKKAARPTLQVFTSSEGVDVYVGKNNLQNEYVTNRLAAPNDTWLHTKDIPGSHVVIRSEEFGDATLEEAAQLAAYFSQAKQSSSVPVDCTLIRYVRKPSGAKPGFVIYDHQRTLFVTPDEERIKQLPNVLRS
- a CDS encoding PHP domain-containing protein, yielding MTDHKRHSGPSEAELVTTVLADTAGRCDLHTHTQASDGMQPPAENVRLGYEAGLAALAITDHDTVSGVAEAVEAGKRYGIAVVPGVEISTRQGGKEIHVLGYYIDIEQELLLSRLEEQRGIRLGRNEAILEKLRGLGIAITLEQVVSGLGRELKPDESIGRPHIADELVRLGAAVDMRDAFDKYLGEGAAAYVSPPRITPVTACEWIREAGGAAVLAHPGIYGDDALVRSIVEQCDLDGIEVYHSDHGPAEHERYLALAAEFGLRVTGGSDFHGARQGVVFHGDIGSVSVPAAVLEQLKAARG
- a CDS encoding selenium metabolism-associated LysR family transcriptional regulator, with the translated sequence MNFHQLHIFYTVSERGSFSAAAQTLHMTQPAVTMQIQALEDYFGTKLFDRSTKKIILTEAGLTLMPFAVRSMQLMRETDQAMSAFTHMLEGRLMLGASLTIGEYVLPRLLGPFGKEYPNISIMMKVMNTSQIMDEIHKHQLNFGLIEAPVSHPDMVIEPVMGDELKLIVPGEHPLAGQAEVTLAQALAYPFVLRERGSGTRRVMEEQLEANGLDPAAMQIVMELGSTGAVKSAVEAGLGITIISTSSVKHEVALGLLKIVNLTDASFKRQFYAIHLKSTLLPISAVTFLSFLREHAGGQ
- a CDS encoding GGDEF domain-containing protein; protein product: MFLQIGEIAEQIPDISIHHKCGFVDQIFKSNPQLQGVAVTQNGRTAGLIMRISFYQKIGTLYGYTLYMGRPVELVMDTNPLVVDYNTPIIEVSRQAMSRREENLYDYVIVTHEKALFGAVSVRELLLNFAEIQAVAASFLNPLTGLPGNISITEWMVKTLLQDEFSVLYIDLDHFKAYNDTYGFKEGDRMIQATAELLKHEALRMNGFLGHIGGDDFIIFISNYHYEECCRSIIAAFDTAVKDFYHAGHLAQKYVLTESRSGQLEEIPLVSISIAVVTNRSRRFASIEELSVEAARFKKSCKMIRGSSYVDDTDISIHRTGS
- a CDS encoding EAL domain-containing protein, with the translated sequence MNKTGALSRKLAALPQYLRYMSGRFRDEVQELGRLAVLLEIMEHELLDTYFQPILHLRTGETLGHEALNRPPASPQFPSTEHFYDFAGRSDQMFRFEQYCRRMSLSRYMERLPEAEAGNRELLFLNVQPGVLYDPRHKSGETLGYLKELGLSPERIVFELTERQAVQDYVRFEKVLSHYREQGFRIAVDDAGSGYNSLKTLVYLKPEFIKLDKSLIRGIHTSREQQELLGLVREYADRSSTRVIAEGIETAPELHFLQMAGVEYGQGFALGRPAHRPERGALPSPVLPYPVKGGCKHVSSDR